The DNA segment CTTGCCGGGGGCAAGATTAGTCTGAAAAGGTTTGGAGAGCGGTGTATCGGTTGTGCCCGGGTGAATCGCCACCACACAGCTGTTTTCCAACCGGCGCCCCCACTCAATAGACAGGTTCCTGATCAGCATATTCAATCCTGCCTTACTGATGCGGTAGCTGTACCAACCACCCAAACGGTTGTCGCCGATACTGCCCACCCTGGCAGACAGGGAGGCCCACAACAGTGGCTGCCTGCGCTGGAGTTGCCGGTTCAGGGCCTGGGCCAGGTGCAGATGGGTAAGCAGATTGATGCGTATGGACTGCATCAACCAGTTATCGTCGCACTGGTCCAGGGATTTTTCCGGCCCGTGGGTTTTGTCGTGCAGCAGCCCGCAGCAGTTGATCACCCAGTTGGGGGGGGTGGAACATTCACATAAAAAATGTTCAATGCTAGCGATGGCATCGGCCTGATCGAGAGAAGCAGACAGGTGATGGCGTTTGCCGGTGTGGCCGGGCACCCGCTCTCCTTTGCCGCGGCTCACTGTCAGCAGGGTAATACCGGCAGAGCGCCGGGCCAGTTCGGCACCGATGGCCTTTGCGATACCGCCGCCGGCACCCGCCAACAACACGGTTCTGGGTTGCTCAAACATACCGGCCTCCCTGCCGGATTTAATCCTGTGCTTACCTGCCCGCCTTGCCGGCAGTGGATTTTTTGTCTTTCGCATCCGCACCAGCCGATACTGCCCTGACCACCCGCAGCATGGGTTCGTCGGAGCGGAAAATCAGGCCGTGGATCTCCGTGGTGTTCTGCCCCTGTAACAACTGCTGCAAGAACTGCACTATCTGCGCGGAGATCTCCTGGCCCGGCACCAGCACGGGAATGCCCGGCGGATAGGGCACAATCTCATCGGCACTGGTGCGGCCAATCAGGTTTTGTGTGACCTCTGTGCCATTGTCCATCAGCGGCAATTCCTCGGTCTCGGCGAAATAGGCATCCGCCGGCAGGCAGGTGAAGCGGGTAAACTCCGGCAGGCGCCGCGGTGTGCCTACATGGATACGCCGCCGGTGGGTGTTTCCGGCCAACTGCTTGAAGGCGTGTATCAGGCGCAGCAGCTTGCTCTCAGTGCTGCCCAGGGTGACCAGCACCGTGATGGTATTGTAGGTGGTCTTCTCCACCTGGATGCCGTACTGGTCAAACAGTTTGATCTGCATTTCATTGCCGGAATAGCCACTGCGGGAAATATCGATGGTCACCTTGGTAGGGTCCAGGCGGATATTGTCGCCGGCCAGGGGCTCGGCGATCAGATCGTCGAGGGTCAGGGCGCGAAATACTCCGGTTTCGTTGACCGCGCGGCGCAGGGTCTCCACCATTTGCAGGCACTGCCTGAGGCGGCCGTACCCCTCCATCGCCATCTGTTTGCGCGCCACATCAAGGCTGGCGATCATGGCGTACTGCGGGCTGGTGGAGGCGTGCATATTCAGGTTTTCGCGGAAGCGAAACTCGTCGAAATCCGGATCCTGCACGTGGATCATGCTGGCCTGGGAGAACGCCGACAGCATCTTGTGGGTGCTCTGGGTGACATAGTCGGCACCGCACTCCAGAGCGGTGGGACGCAACTCCGGGTGGAAGAAGCCGTGGGCAAACCAGGCTTCGTCCACCAGCACCTTGACCCCGCGCTGGTGGGCGTAGTCGATTATCGGTTTCAGATCGTAGCGCAGGCCATCGTAAGTACAGGAAGTAATCACCAACAGGCGCG comes from the Microbulbifer sp. MI-G genome and includes:
- a CDS encoding SDR family NAD(P)-dependent oxidoreductase, encoding MFEQPRTVLLAGAGGGIAKAIGAELARRSAGITLLTVSRGKGERVPGHTGKRHHLSASLDQADAIASIEHFLCECSTPPNWVINCCGLLHDKTHGPEKSLDQCDDNWLMQSIRINLLTHLHLAQALNRQLQRRQPLLWASLSARVGSIGDNRLGGWYSYRISKAGLNMLIRNLSIEWGRRLENSCVVAIHPGTTDTPLSKPFQTNLAPGKLYSAALSARRMVDVLEQLGPADSGQLLFWDGSQLPW
- a CDS encoding aminotransferase class I/II-fold pyridoxal phosphate-dependent enzyme — translated: MEEIMGLEMKMPAPGNLSDDVLKLECYVALVSADSKLAGDWIRALNGTAARHDNPFGLVFKAVAPADIEVMARETDRLQAVIVDGGSDTFGLQAADALAERIHALRSQLNIFLVAHGGIAGAAPLAGEPAGRVLASLHRRFDELFDRREGNFNHMFRLVQAFIARRASTPFADTLKEYVFSARDAWHTPGHSGGDSLRNSPWVGDFYRFMGEHVFNTDLSVSVQVLDSLLEPHSVIQEAQDLAAQAFGARHTFFLTNGTSTANKVVIQQILGGGGKIIVDQACHKSVHHAIVMNRCEPVYLKSVLHPEFGIYGPVKRADIEAALDKHSDARLLVITSCTYDGLRYDLKPIIDYAHQRGVKVLVDEAWFAHGFFHPELRPTALECGADYVTQSTHKMLSAFSQASMIHVQDPDFDEFRFRENLNMHASTSPQYAMIASLDVARKQMAMEGYGRLRQCLQMVETLRRAVNETGVFRALTLDDLIAEPLAGDNIRLDPTKVTIDISRSGYSGNEMQIKLFDQYGIQVEKTTYNTITVLVTLGSTESKLLRLIHAFKQLAGNTHRRRIHVGTPRRLPEFTRFTCLPADAYFAETEELPLMDNGTEVTQNLIGRTSADEIVPYPPGIPVLVPGQEISAQIVQFLQQLLQGQNTTEIHGLIFRSDEPMLRVVRAVSAGADAKDKKSTAGKAGR